One Trichocoleus sp. FACHB-46 DNA window includes the following coding sequences:
- a CDS encoding PIN domain-containing protein: protein MRNLFRGYYRPTKEEFDSLWSNCIFSFDTNILLHVYRYTPKARERLFDILDKLQERIWLPYQVAYEYQEERLNVISQQLKPYSELQKSLDDHLAKFNGILEKYSKRHSFNDFVDVRQLVRTIERAYKRAKKDLANSYSNYPNLLEQDDFREGLTNLFEGRVGQPYSEENLSKFYKESERRFKEKHPPGYMDAEGNNKKEPPECYGDVIIWFQLIDYAREQKKPLIFVTDDQKEDWWLKRQGKVLGPRPELIQEMIVKANVSFYLYTGDRFLDEAGNFLNLPSEPAIVEEARDIRSQNEVQQSESLNSQLHPLSAQDELQNQQILEQARQNYHRIQQITAEIMQSAFDPRDRLRAQEMLLQAEQQLQKASIHIREVLLQAEQKLKDSSRKF, encoded by the coding sequence ATGCGGAATTTATTTCGAGGATACTACAGACCTACAAAGGAGGAATTTGATAGCCTCTGGAGTAATTGTATTTTCTCATTTGATACCAACATTCTTTTGCATGTTTACCGCTACACGCCTAAAGCCAGGGAAAGACTTTTTGACATCCTTGATAAACTACAGGAACGGATTTGGTTGCCTTACCAAGTTGCATATGAGTATCAGGAGGAACGCTTAAACGTAATTTCACAGCAATTAAAACCATATAGTGAATTGCAGAAGTCATTAGATGATCATCTTGCAAAATTTAACGGAATACTTGAGAAATATAGCAAGCGGCATTCTTTTAATGATTTTGTTGATGTCAGACAGCTAGTAAGGACTATTGAGAGAGCTTACAAAAGAGCCAAAAAAGATTTAGCCAACTCATACTCAAATTATCCCAACTTGCTAGAGCAGGACGATTTTCGAGAAGGGCTTACAAATTTATTTGAAGGTAGAGTAGGCCAACCCTACTCAGAAGAAAACCTATCAAAGTTTTATAAAGAATCGGAAAGGCGTTTTAAGGAGAAACACCCTCCAGGTTACATGGATGCTGAAGGTAATAACAAGAAGGAGCCACCAGAATGTTATGGCGATGTAATTATTTGGTTTCAGTTAATTGATTATGCGAGGGAGCAAAAAAAACCTTTAATCTTTGTAACAGATGATCAGAAAGAAGATTGGTGGCTAAAGCGTCAAGGGAAAGTTCTTGGCCCACGGCCTGAATTAATCCAAGAGATGATTGTAAAAGCTAACGTCTCATTCTATCTGTACACAGGCGACAGATTTCTAGATGAGGCTGGTAATTTCCTCAACTTGCCTAGCGAACCAGCAATTGTTGAAGAGGCAAGAGATATTAGATCCCAAAATGAAGTACAGCAGTCTGAAAGTCTTAACAGTCAACTACATCCCTTAAGTGCTCAAGACGAATTGCAAAATCAGCAGATTCTGGAGCAGGCTAGACAAAATTACCACCGTATTCAGCAGATTACGGCAGAAATTATGCAAAGTGCTTTCGATCCAAGGGATAGACTACGAGCACAAGAAATGCTGTTGCAAGCTGAGCAACAATTACAAAAAGCCAGCATACATATAAGAGAAGTACTACTACAGGCTGAACAAAAACTGAAAGATTCATCACGAAAATTTTGA
- a CDS encoding VWA domain-containing protein, translated as MNNDERDLRLEMLNSLLTTPHRKLEQVAEIHQLFVELDPIFYGHLAVWYQRNGDVRDHKEVFVAHLLTSDLTEHRDAGFIMLQEFPPYQVARVVDFMKQHRNKLPRSARTAVQRYLKVRESNSAQFDRAALRGRKAMKHLYASLHIKPSERANAILFRDRPPVGSLADVLKQLAKTTSAAEQARLIVEFNLPYAIAIGAVKQLTPTVLVALINSMSPQEVINNLKSLKVRGAMDHPEVKALIDAKLDEAAKGTRVAAFKAQVAADAADFAEDTVARLEKVTNEQVKRRGVITRPTALFVDKSGSMENAIELGKQLAALISGITEADLFVYAFDTMPYPVIAQGKELTAWERAFQHIKAGSSTSIGCALEAMRKKRQIVDQIIIVTDEGENAAPYFLEAYLSYQREFAVMPNVVIVRVGTHYNYVEQQLKQKQLPVETFTFAGDYYSLPNLVPLLTRPSRLDLLMEILDTALPVRSDK; from the coding sequence ATGAACAACGATGAACGGGATCTGCGGCTGGAGATGCTCAACAGCTTGCTCACCACTCCTCACCGCAAGCTGGAGCAAGTGGCAGAGATCCACCAATTATTTGTTGAACTTGACCCTATTTTTTACGGGCATCTGGCAGTTTGGTATCAGCGTAATGGAGATGTGCGGGACCACAAAGAAGTGTTTGTCGCGCATCTGCTGACCAGCGATTTGACTGAACACCGAGATGCGGGATTCATCATGCTGCAAGAGTTTCCTCCTTACCAAGTGGCGCGGGTGGTGGACTTCATGAAGCAGCACCGGAATAAGCTGCCTCGTTCTGCTCGGACTGCGGTGCAGCGGTATCTGAAGGTGCGGGAAAGTAATTCTGCTCAGTTCGATCGCGCGGCTCTGCGGGGTCGGAAGGCGATGAAGCACCTGTATGCGTCGCTGCACATCAAGCCGAGTGAGCGGGCCAATGCCATTCTATTCCGCGATCGCCCTCCTGTGGGTTCGCTGGCGGACGTGTTGAAGCAGCTTGCTAAGACTACTAGTGCGGCAGAACAGGCGCGGCTGATTGTGGAGTTTAATCTGCCCTATGCGATCGCGATCGGTGCGGTTAAGCAACTGACTCCTACGGTTCTGGTGGCGCTAATCAACAGTATGTCGCCCCAGGAAGTGATCAACAACCTCAAGTCGCTCAAGGTGAGAGGGGCAATGGATCACCCAGAGGTGAAGGCGTTGATTGATGCCAAGCTGGATGAAGCCGCTAAGGGCACACGAGTTGCCGCATTTAAGGCACAGGTGGCAGCCGATGCAGCAGATTTCGCTGAAGACACCGTGGCTCGGTTGGAGAAGGTGACGAATGAGCAGGTGAAGCGACGCGGTGTGATTACCCGTCCCACGGCTCTGTTTGTAGACAAGTCTGGTTCGATGGAGAACGCGATCGAGCTTGGTAAGCAGTTGGCAGCACTGATCTCTGGCATCACTGAGGCGGATCTGTTTGTCTATGCCTTCGACACCATGCCTTATCCTGTAATTGCACAGGGCAAGGAGTTGACCGCCTGGGAGCGAGCTTTCCAGCACATCAAGGCAGGTAGCAGCACCAGTATTGGTTGTGCGCTGGAGGCTATGCGGAAGAAGCGTCAGATCGTTGACCAGATCATCATTGTCACAGATGAGGGTGAGAATGCTGCTCCTTACTTCCTAGAAGCTTACCTAAGCTACCAACGTGAGTTTGCTGTGATGCCCAATGTGGTGATTGTCCGAGTTGGAACTCACTACAACTATGTGGAGCAGCAACTCAAGCAGAAGCAACTACCTGTGGAAACGTTCACGTTTGCAGGAGACTACTACAGTCTGCCCAACCTGGTACCTCTCCTGACACGCCCTTCTCGTCTGGATCTACTGATGGAGATCCTAGACACGGCGCTACCTGTGCGATCGGATAAGTGA